TAGCTACCAAACATGGCCATGATATAACATCACTCAAATTTAAAGTCGCAATCAATAACACTCAACTACTTACAGTTCAAAGAGGGAAAACAAGTTAGAGGtaatctgtatatatatatatatatatatttatattgattgaaattagttaattaaaactGATTAATTTTCAATTGAATTGTCACGTTCATGGCCTTAGTTTAGGATTTTTCAACACTTAATTTCGTAGCCAATTTGTACACTTTTTTTCTCTATCAATCAATCAATCTTACAACAACTGTTATTTATGCTAAGGCATTTCGTCGAGCACCTTTCGGGAGACGTTGATTTTGAATTCTCGCAGGAATTGAATGCCTCCGACTTTTAGCTTTTTATGTTGGCGTAGGCGTCATTCGCACAACACTACAGCTGCAACTCCACTGAGGCTCGAATCATCATTTCCCACCGCAGCTACAAATATCCGATTGCAAGTGGCGACTCCAATCCACGAACCCGATTTGTGGTTTCTCTTGGACAAAACAACAAGCAGGCTGTGCGCACTGAGTTCGTTCTTATTCCGCGCTCTACGCTCAGCAGCATGTCACGCTGACTTTGTCTGCTTCAAaccgtttttatttttttttaatatctatcTCGACCGGAGTGGATTTTAACCCGCGAGTGCGACTCCACTCATCCGGTTCAATTGCTCTCACCGGAGATGACAGGTCCAAACTTGCCATCGAAGGCCGGCGTTAAATGAGTAAGACGTCAGCATTACGTCAGGATGACTTCATTGTTccgtaaaaatatatgaaaatatttttattcagAAATTCGTTTCATGGCATGGGCAAGGCCTCAATTATTCCAATcaaatatatgaatttttattaattattgccGCAATATTATGTCATGCTGACATGATACTTTTTGGTTGATATATATGTTCAGTATGTCTTTTATACATACTGAGAAACAGAGATATATTTGGATGGAGGTAGATACAAAATCATAGATTCGCATGCATTGCCTAATCATCATTTATATCGATTAAGTTGTGAATTTCTGATGGACACTAAATGCACCAACCTAGCTAGAATATTAATGATAGCCATTATGATCCAACCAATTCATGGAGGTTGAAGTTCTAGATCTACCAGATACAACTCAACAAGACAACCGCTTCATAATTTATTGTAGATCTGAGTAACACAATACAATAACAGTATTCGGTACCTGCATGGATGACTGACTTTGCTTCATGTTAAAATCAAGAGCAAGATTGCACCGGCTGTCATTCACTCTCTTAAGCTTGCAATAATATGAGCAATCAATGAGGATAGAGTTAAGATCATATATGTATAATGTATGATTTGATATTAGTTATCAGCAAATTTTCTAGTTCTCATGTACAAAATTGTGCAGAGAAGTGATCCCACGGAGCAAATGGCGCCCCAGAGGACGAAGGTTCTGCCATAGCAACCGGTGCCCCTGCAACTATGGCTCCCTTCTTCGACTCCTCTTTGATAAAGAAGGGCCGCGAGGTAGCCGAACACGAAGGAACCCAGAGGAATGTTGGCGACGACGATGTTGTGGTTGATGCTGAAGTGTTTGGTCCCGAACAGCTCTGTGGTCGCAGAGACAGCGATCGAAGTGATCGCGCCGGTGAATGCTCCGATGATGGCGGTGCTCATGTACAGTAACAGCCTACTCGAGTTGAATAGGACGAAGAAGGCTACTGCCATTGGGGCCATGAGAATTGCCATGGATGCGGGTCTTGAAATCATGCAACTTCTTctgaaattaataatataatcAGTATAATGGTTGATGGAAATTAAACATGATCGTGAATCGATTTTGGAATGAATGAATGAACAACTCACTTGGAGGAGTAGTAGTCGAGCAGAAACGGAAAGAGACGGCCGAAGAATCCGAAGGAGGAGGACAAGGAGACCAAGGTGGAGGTCTCTTCTCGTTGAAGTCCACGGGACTCGGCGATCTGACCCAAGTTGTTGAGGAAGACCAAGCCAAGAGTTGCGCTGAACAAGTAGCTGAAAAAGTACAACCAAAAATTCAACTCCCTTAGAATTTGAACTCCCCCAAGTCCCTCTGCCTCTCCCACGTTATGGGCTTCCATGTCGTCCTCTTGTTTCACTTGCAGTTCCTCGCCTCTCTCCCCTGTTTCGACGTCGTCGAGATCATGAATTCTATTCTCCTTGTTCCTGCGCGTTTCTTCCATGACGTCCTTCAGTTTCACGACCAGTGGCACCGCCAAGGGCGAGGCTAATAGAATACCGAGGCTCAGAGCGTACTCTCTGGTGAAGGCGCCCTGGGAAGTCGATCTGACGGTGCCAATTATGGCGGAAACGCCGGTCGCAAATGTGACTACGAACATTGCTATGAATCCGAGGCTCGAATTGGCCGACACACTTTTGCCTGGAAGAACGAACCTCATGAACGGTGCAACGACGAGAGCAACTATAACAGGGGCGACGGAATTGAGGAGGAGGTAGTGCTTGGCCTTGTGGTACGACTTGTGGTGGAACATTGCGCCGGCCATGACCGTGAACACCTTGGCACTCAGGCCGACGTAGCTCGTGGAGAGGCCGACCACGACACGGCGACTACCGGCGCCGAAGTTCTTGATGCACACGAGGTAGCATGCCGTGTTGATCCAGCAAATGCCGTTGCCGCCAACCGCCGTGAGCAGGAAGATGTGGGCGTAGGAGAACTTGGGGTGGTCGAGGAAGAGGAACTGCAGGCCGTATCCGAGCAGCCCGAGGGCGGCCCCAATTGCGGCGACGGACCAGGGAGGGAGGTAGACTGAAGCGAGGCCGGAGAACCAGCCAAAGAGCTTCCCAGCATCGGAGGCGAAGGCTAGGAAGTTGATGCCGACTTGGGAGATGGACTTGAGGTCCTTGAGCTCCGACGAGTAGATCGGGAAGTCAGTGTTGGGTCCGTTGAAGGTCTGGAGCCAGATAGCGGCGATCAAACTCAGCCATTGaagtgaaggagaagaagaagccatGGTTGCGGAATGAATGTGGAAGGTCATGTAGTTGGGTAGTGGTGTATTTATGGGATGGATTCAGTGAAATCTTGACACGTGGTTTCTTTTCAGTTTAGCCTGTTACGTTATAATTGTCATAATCATGACAGTCATTAAAGGAAGATCCTTCAGTACTGCAAGCTTAAACAAATGCTGCCCTCGCATAGTCTCCTAAATATTTAGGATTTTGATTTACCAGTCGGTGTGACATTAAAACCCTCTTCATGAAGAAATCGTGTCTGCAGGATGTTTTATCAAACACAGATTCTTAAAATTCTGAAGGCAAAAGGATTGAACTCATATTGCATGCCGACCATCTCAATACTTTTTGGAGAAACTTTTGTTAGCATCAAACTAAGCATTACCATGTCTAATTTCAAGGAAGCAGCTTGCTGTAGTAGAAAGTGCTAGAACTCATAACAAAGCTATATAGCATTTACTAGAGAATCTACGTCTGGAGTCACCACCACACGCTTGCCAGGCTCTCCCAAGACGCAGCAGTGCTTCTCTTTGACATTAATTGCCGCAACCTGTTGGGCGAAATCACATTTTACTCCAGGATATACCTGCACAAAGTTTCCAAGTGTCactaaaataaacagaaaatgaAGATTTAATAGAGAGCAAGAAGAATGACTGATGACTAATAAGAACGAAGAGAGAATGGAGTTTGTGCACTGACATCAAAGAAGGAATCTCCCAACTTCATCTTCATTTTTCCGCTTCGGTGCACCATTATTTTGCCAATGAGCCCTTCAGGGAGATCTTCCAACTTGCATCCATTAGTAAATTGCTTTTCCAACTTGCCAGTGCTTCTGCTAGCCCCATCAGCAGCAGGTTTCTTGACTGATGGAAGAGTTGGAGGAAACTGGAAAAGAAACATCCGTTTTGCCGCACTCTTTTCCTGCTATCAGACATAGTTTTAGGTCAAAGTAATGGGTGAATTAACCTTATACAGTTATACCAGTAGAGGAGAAGATACAAACCATCAACCCAAGCTCTTCTGCTGGACTAATTTTGCTACAATTCAATGCTACAGGTGCTGAGGCTTCTCCAAACTCCTCTTTATCGAGAATTTCTGGAATAAATCAGATGTTACTTACAGAAATGCTCACAATCAATGTTGCTTTAAGAAAACAGCATCATGTTTACCTGGATTTCCTGAATAAGGCCTCCTTAATGGTAGGGTAACCGGATAATATGAGTTTTCATAATCCTAGGACCTCAATGTGAATTACTGAATTAAagaacttagaaaaattatagtttGTAGTATAAATGCAATTTCATACAGTTACTAACCCAGGGATCGACATAGTgactttttatttttggaattattTCACCATCATCAATGTCTGAAGAAAAGGAGAAATGTCAGACTAACATGCCATAGCCGGCCCTGATGAAACCAAATACCAGTTACTACCTTGAATCTCATTTACTTCAGCCTGGTTTACTTTGGCCTTGCCTTTTGGAAACGATCTTGCAAATTTGGAATCAACATGTCCAAATGCAACTTCTGTTTGAGCAACTGCTACATGAAGAGATCACCAAACTTGTTTTAAAAGAATAATGAACTTTTAAAAAAATGGacaaatttcaaaagtttaacaaacttgcaaaaattttaaaacaaaccCTAACAGTAAGCCCCAAACTTTGAATAGCACATTGACATACCACAGTCTAGGTAGTTGAAATAGACCAAAGATAGTTTTAGGAGATTAATCATCCCATATTAAACACTTTATAAATTAATCCATGCAATTCCTTTATGTTGAAATTGAGTCAAAAAGAAAGGAAAGCATAAGCATAAGTTTTATGCATTTCATTTGTTTATCctatcaaaattttaaagaagAGGAAATCATTCCAATCCCGTGAATCCAATTTGGAGCCGAAttcctcttctttcttttctccccaagaagataccaaaaataaggaaataaaaatattgtTTCTTCTCGTTTCCTTTGCTTTCTGCTTCTTgcctttcttttcctttcctttccttcctTTTCTCCATGTCCAAAGTAAAGGGACAATCCATCCAAGAAAGTAATAAAAGACTTGCTTGCACAGAATAAAAAGTCAAAACAATTATCATATCTAACatatttttaaatgataaaaaatataGAACACAAAATGTGATACTGATATCAGACTATTTGAAACAAGGGACAATCTGCTTCTTACTTTTTGCAACAATCAACTAAGTTCAAGCAAGCTGCTCTTACCTTTCCTATCGCTTGACAATGTCTTCTGTAGTAACCCACTGCCCTGTTCAACAGAACTACAAGTCATCAAGGACAATaggttcttttaaaaattaaaggcGCAACGCAAAAAATTTACCATGGTTGCTCTCTGAATTTTTAAAACCAGTTCTTTGCCGACAACCTCATGATAACTCTCAGATGGCTCCCTAAGGTTTGACAAGATATGAGTTCCAAATACCAGACCCATGGAACCAAAGATGACAGAATAAAACTTACTCGTTAGCTACAGTTCGTTTTCGTGCCTTCCGAGAAGGTATTTTTGGTACAAATTTCAGCTATTGCAACAAAGAAGCAACGATCAAACAAACTCAGGAAACGAACAAAGTTGCCCCTTAGAAGAATACAATAAGGGCTCGCAAAAGCAAACCTTTTTTGGAGATTGAGAATTTGAACTTCCGCCCTCTCCTTTCCTCATGTTTTCTGCTTGGAAATTTCTACGCACATTTAACAGAACAAGAAAATTGGACTTCCCACAATCTTCCTGGGAACATAAAAAATTTACAAACAAAAGAAGAGCAGTTAGGTATAGTATTACAAGAAGAAATTGATGGCTTAGCGATGCTGAAGAAGTAAACCGACTTTCCCAGTGCAAAATGGCCGGAGAAGCACAGCCACGAAACTGCGACTGCGGTGGACGGCGACAAGAGTACAAAGATCCGGCGAGAGATGAGAGACGGGAGAAAGCGAGGAGGAAGGAAGGTTTCAAGTTCTATCCAAATTCCAAGTGGTCCACCGATCGGAAGACGAGGTGAGAAAATATCTCCGGGAATCGAGTCAGAAGCTTTTTGCTGAACTTCCCTTTCTGCCCTCCTTCTTCCCATCGTTTTCGAAGTTTCGAGGAGCATAAAACAATTTTCATAATCATAAGAGtttaaaataataagtttttgaaaacggagggcaaatttaaattatttgaatacTCTAAGGGGCTAAATCGAAAATAGAAATGTCGTCACCTCTATAAAAGAGCCCGACGTTCCTTCTCCAGGATGTCACATGGGTCGTCGCCGACAACGAGCGCTGCCTTCCTGCCTGCCTGTGGCGGCCGAACAAAACGAAATTTGCCTAAAGAGGTTTCTTTTCATCCTTTGTCTGTTTCGATTAGGTCCTCTCACTCAAGATAAAGATTAAATCTTGCCGTAGTTTTTGTTTCGCGGGTATAAATTTTTTTGCATGGATTGTCTTTGGGCCGGAAAGGCGAAAAGCTCTGATTCTTCAAGTGCGCTGCTTGCAGTTCTTGCAAGATGAACAAGGGTCCAAAGCTTGATATTACAATGGATCGAGCTCCTGGACATGGAGCAACTTCATGAATGTGATCCTGATGACAGATGGTACTCGCTAGTGCTTTAATAACTTTGTAAACAAGGATGTTCTGTTCTGCTCACTGCTCGGACAATATAATTCCTGGAGAAAATGAGAAATGCTCGGTTTGTGCCAAGTGCATCGGTATATAGGCCATGTGATCAGTATACCCGTCAGCGAATGCATAGCAGATGGTGTGCATATTATTTGCTAACGCTGATGAGAATGGAGGGAAGAAATCATGAAGTCATCATAGTAAGATTATCGCTGGTTTCGTTTTGGTAAATAATTTTTATGAAGCAGATGAATTGTTTGATGAAATTCTTCAGAGGGGTCCCCCCGGGTCCTGTTACTTTGCTACTTATAAGACCTATGCAAATGGCCTCGATAATAAGCAAGCGTATCTTTATCAAACTCGTCAAATGCTATTCTGCATGAAGGAGCTGGTTCCAGCCTTGATTTAGAGAACTTCAACACTTTGATGGGATGATTACGAAGCAATGGAACTCATGCAGGAGGCTTGCAGGAAGAGCCTTCAAGTGAATTCTCATATGAAATCTAGGGTTATtctcaagaaggtggaggaagtACAATAGCTAAAAAAAAGATAGCACAGTCcacgaagctcccgctaatgCAGGAAAGGGTTTTACACAACCTTAACCTactttgcaagagactgtttctGAGACTGAAACCCCCTGTGACCTCTAGGTCACACAGTAATAACTTTACAGGTGGAGAAAGTTCAATAACTATTGACAAAACATGGCAAACAAGGGCCTTTGACATGGTATTTTTCCAACGTTGTTTTGTCAAGACTTCTCTACTTTGAGGCACAACTGAAATGCATTAGGAGTTGTTCAGCTTCCAACGTACTAAATCTTGTACGCTTTTGCTGGTTGGGCTCTAAGTGTCTGTCATGAACCCTTGGTTGCCTTGACATCATTTTAGAACCTTCACTCAAATTGTATGCCATTTAAAGTTTACTGAATGTGAAGCTGAAGATGGAGTCAGTATatgcaaaaaaataattttcaccgCCAACTGCCACAAACCTGCAGATGGAAGTGATGAGAATTTTTGCTTTGAATAGCTGGATTGAAAGTGTCACCCTCAAGGTACGTTCCTGATCGTCTTCATTTGTCTCAGCTGGCTGGTAAACATGGCAATCCAATTTTTGGTCCAATATATGCATTTAATTTTGTTTGTCAATTCAATCTTCACTTTTGAGAGGCAATGATGGTTTAACCATTTAAATACATGCAAGAGCCTAATATTATCTGGTTCCATGTGCTGATCAAATACTTGATGGTGGTCTGGTTACCAACCATAAGCTCacaaaaattaggtatgctataTGAAGATATAAACTCACTGGAACAATTGTTCTTGAGTTTAGATTTCTCCAAGTATATTATTGACTAAGATTTAGATTTTCTTTCTTGTGTTTATGATACCTGGCATGATGATTAATTAGACTCATATCCATCTACTTTGATGGATACTTCAAGCATATATGAAAAATACACTCCATTATGTATATATCTGTGTTGGACTAAGAATATCGTACATCCTCTTGAAGAATCatttaaaagaagaagaatcagctAAAAGCATATTTGTTTTTGCGCTTAGCCAGTTAGATCCATTTCAGTCTCTTATGAATTACTCAAAGTCTACATGATATATTGAACAGTGTTCCCATTGTTGGCAATTGAATTTCTATGATCTCAATCTCACCATTAACCCGCGATTCAACTATaattatcataagttttttcataTTCATGAATTGACAATACAATGATAGGTCACCTCTGTCATCATGTCCTTCTCATTGTTCCAAAATATAAGATGAAGTAATGCCACTTCAAGTAAAGGAATCACATTgtgagtgatttttttttttctatttcctatttatatagtATGACAATGACAAATTTAAGCATCTCATTCTTGAAAAATACCAATTCTACATATCATTTAGTTAATCTTGTTGGCAATCTCTTTGATCTTCCTCCAATCGACAAACGCAAAATTCATCTTTTCTGCAAAAATGATCAAATCAAGTCTGGCATATTCTCCTCTAGTTAACCACCATAATTGATATATTCAATGCTGAAGATAATGATTCATTATAATTCCTTTAGGTTATATGGGCGTAGAATATAGttaacagaaaatttacagaaacaATTTCTTATGATATCACCAATGGCCAAAATATTGGGGCAAATAGCATGCTGTAGATCTGCATGTCGGTTTGCAAACAGTCAAAATTAATTCCTGTTGGATCTTGTAGCATAAGGGGACCTTATGCAGAAATCACATGCAGCCCCTGCATGCTTACTATGTTCAAAATATCATGTCAAAAAATTAGATAAAAAGCCACATACAAAAGGCCAAAAAGCTAGCTTAGAACAATTTCTAAAACaaatttcagaagcaattcagaCGATTATGTTTACTGAAAAACTTACTCCCTAAATTACTTTCTGAACCTTTTCTCTTGAGAAAATTCCAAGTCTTTCAATGTATAATTCAATAGAGGCCATATGGATAAATTAGAGATCAGAGAGAGAATCAGGCCAAATAAAACAAAGATTAGCTAGGAATTGAAGATGAGAGAAGCATAATCATCTTAAAATAACCATCTTACCGATGTGAAGGTGGCAGTGTTTTTATCTGGTTTCAAAAATCAGTAAACTACTTTTCTCTTCACTTAATTTTCAGGAGGGTTGAGCATGATGGAGAAGATGAGCACATGAAGAACTTTCCATGAATAATCAATATTTTGTGATCAATGCAtaccaaaaagaaaaaaaaaatggtgaCGGTAGAAAGTAATGCACGTGCCCTGCTTCTCCATCCCGCTCAACTCACCTTCTTCCAATGCAAGAACCAGTCATCATCCCTCACTTCTATTTATACTGCTTCAGTTTGTAATTTAAAccctttttattaaccaactATAATTATTGGTCCTGTTACCTTCTCCCTCTTGTTTTTTACTTCTTTGCATCTTGTCCCTGTAAAAGATGCACACCTATGTTGCTTGGTTAAGATCGAACACTTGTAGGTCCCAGACCCGCAAAGTTTGTCAAATAATTGATTACTGTATCCACCCCTTTTGTCACTGAAAAAATATAAAGCTAAATGATTGATGACTCAATTTTCCTCTCAACATTGAATAGCTAGGCAGCATGATCAGATATATGAAAGCAATATGATCTTGAGGTGCTTGCTTTGTCACTACTGTATATAAACATTCCATGATGTGTGGGTTTTTGTAACTCAAATATTTCATTGTGAACAGAACTTTTCCTTGAAACAACCATGAGCTAGCAGCACCTATAATATTTACTATATtcccttttttttctctcttttattccttttcaCCATTGAATAATGTAGGTCTGGTTTGCTAGGTGAAGTTGATGAATGAACAGTGGCGTGTTTAATTTTTTTAGTGAAACAGAGCGAGGAGGAGTGGATTTGGTGTCGAGGAAGATGAAAGGGACCAGACAGCTAAATGCTCAGGCAAAGTCATGATTGTTGTTTTCAGATGAAAAAAAGAAGGGAAATTATGTTGAGAAATTGTATAATGAAACTGACATCGAATGCTGGAATTGGATACTAGTTATGAACTGGTGGTGTTATCATTTGGCCAATGTGCCACCTTAAAGTCTTGTGATAAACATTGTTGTGCATTTATTTCCTTTTAAACCCAACACTAGTTggattttatttatttcattgtTTGCTCAATTATAGTGTACAGATTGTCATTGTCTTATGACGCAATGGATAACTATTAGTTCCGTTAATTCATGTACGAATATCAAAAGTGACTATTGAATTTGTTGATTCGTGAATGAATACCGGAAACGGTATTTTAAATCCTATTGATTCCGTAGAATGACAGGGAGATAGACAATTAAACTCAACGTTTGGGTGGAAATAGTATGACCGtaagtttttattaataaaaataagacATTTATATAGACTTCAATCATAATTCATAATtatgaaaaaagaaagaaatactaataaaaaaaaattctaaacataTAAAAATGTCCTAAACGTATAAAAGatacaaattaattttaaaaaaatcacattTTTTGTTCCAGCATCATCTTGCCACAATTTTCTTGTCTGAAAATAGTTAATGGGGTCCCATTAGCATCATTCAAGAGAATTTCATCATTACATACCAACCATCACATGCTGCTTAATTAACTGCTGAGTGGATTGTTCTAATTAATCCGGTGCTGAAAATTTTCAGGCGTATTTTTCTTTGAGAAATGAAGAGACGAATGTTCATCTGTTCGTACAAGAACAGAATCATATTCATTGGAGGGTATGGTGTGTCAAGAAGCCACCTAATTAAGGAGCCCTCTAAAATTTatatacttccttttcctttgtttgtGGGCAGAAATTTGAGCTACTTTTAGTGAGTCAGTTTAACCTGTTGAAATTTCAGCTCGAGGAGATAAATAAATTTATCTAGCTACCaataatcaataattaaaattttattttattagattTGTTGGCTATATGAATTCTTATacgctaaaaaaatattttatatttattttattcaataatatatatttttaaaaatatatataattatttatttatttacttatccTACTACAATTTTTTCAAAgagataaaataaaacaaaacaaaataattcCCATTATTTGTCCCGTTTCAGAGTCGACTTTGACCTTTTTCTATATGTATATAAAAAATACAATTTTATAATATATTCAAACCTTTATGATCAGTTGACGTGGCAGTTTATCACAACCAGAAGCAAATTACGTGCATTAGGAGGACATTTTGGTCATTTCATCTATCTTGAAAAGTCCAAGAGTGGGATACCCTTCGCCCACGAATCAGCCCGCCTCCTATTCACCAATCCATTGCTGGGTAACGCAATGGACGAGGAGAGAGACTTTACGAATA
The window above is part of the Zingiber officinale cultivar Zhangliang unplaced genomic scaffold, Zo_v1.1 ctg131, whole genome shotgun sequence genome. Proteins encoded here:
- the LOC122036035 gene encoding protein NUCLEAR FUSION DEFECTIVE 4-like; this encodes MTFHIHSATMASSSPSLQWLSLIAAIWLQTFNGPNTDFPIYSSELKDLKSISQVGINFLAFASDAGKLFGWFSGLASVYLPPWSVAAIGAALGLLGYGLQFLFLDHPKFSYAHIFLLTAVGGNGICWINTACYLVCIKNFGAGSRRVVVGLSTSYVGLSAKVFTVMAGAMFHHKSYHKAKHYLLLNSVAPVIVALVVAPFMRFVLPGKSVSANSSLGFIAMFVVTFATGVSAIIGTVRSTSQGAFTREYALSLGILLASPLAVPLVVKLKDVMEETRRNKENRIHDLDDVETGERGEELQVKQEDDMEAHNVGEAEGLGGVQILRELNFWLYFFSYLFSATLGLVFLNNLGQIAESRGLQREETSTLVSLSSSFGFFGRLFPFLLDYYSSKRSCMISRPASMAILMAPMAVAFFVLFNSSRLLLYMSTAIIGAFTGAITSIAVSATTELFGTKHFSINHNIVVANIPLGSFVFGYLAALLYQRGVEEGSHSCRGTGCYGRTFVLWGAICSVGSLLCTILYMRTRKFADN
- the LOC122036036 gene encoding uncharacterized protein LOC122036036 isoform X1, which produces MRKGEGGSSNSQSPKKLKFVPKIPSRKARKRTVANEEPSESYHEVVGKELVLKIQRATMGSGLLQKTLSSDRKAVAQTEVAFGHVDSKFARSFPKGKAKVNQAEVNEIQDIDDGEIIPKIKSHYVDPWDYENSYYPVTLPLRRPYSGNPEILDKEEFGEASAPVALNCSKISPAEELGLMQEKSAAKRMFLFQFPPTLPSVKKPAADGASRSTGKLEKQFTNGCKLEDLPEGLIGKIMVHRSGKMKMKLGDSFFDVYPGVKCDFAQQVAAINVKEKHCCVLGEPGKRVVVTPDVDSLVNAI
- the LOC122036036 gene encoding uncharacterized protein LOC122036036 isoform X2, giving the protein MRKGEGGSSNSQSPKKLKFVPKIPSRKARKRTVANEEPSESYHEVVGKELVLKIQRATMGSGLLQKTLSSDRKVAQTEVAFGHVDSKFARSFPKGKAKVNQAEVNEIQDIDDGEIIPKIKSHYVDPWDYENSYYPVTLPLRRPYSGNPEILDKEEFGEASAPVALNCSKISPAEELGLMQEKSAAKRMFLFQFPPTLPSVKKPAADGASRSTGKLEKQFTNGCKLEDLPEGLIGKIMVHRSGKMKMKLGDSFFDVYPGVKCDFAQQVAAINVKEKHCCVLGEPGKRVVVTPDVDSLVNAI
- the LOC122036036 gene encoding uncharacterized protein LOC122036036 isoform X3 gives rise to the protein MRKGEGGSSNSQSPKKLKFVPKIPSRKARKRTVANEEPSESYHEVVGKELVLKIQRATMGSGLLQKTLSSDRKAVAQTEVAFGHVDSKFARSFPKGKAKVNQAEVNEIQDIDDGEIIPKIKSHYVDPWDYENSYYPVTLPLRRPYSGNPEILDKEEFGEASAPVALNCSKISPAEELGLMEKSAAKRMFLFQFPPTLPSVKKPAADGASRSTGKLEKQFTNGCKLEDLPEGLIGKIMVHRSGKMKMKLGDSFFDVYPGVKCDFAQQVAAINVKEKHCCVLGEPGKRVVVTPDVDSLVNAI